One genomic region from Danio aesculapii chromosome 24, fDanAes4.1, whole genome shotgun sequence encodes:
- the LOC130218421 gene encoding LOW QUALITY PROTEIN: mitogen-activated protein kinase 8B-like (The sequence of the model RefSeq protein was modified relative to this genomic sequence to represent the inferred CDS: deleted 2 bases in 1 codon; substituted 1 base at 1 genomic stop codon) — MELMDANLCQVIQMELDHERLSYLLYQMLCGIKHLHAAGIIHRDLKPSNIVVKSDCTLKILDFGLARTAATGLLMTPYVVTRYYRAPEVILGMGYQVNVDVWSVGCIMAEMVXGSVLFPGSDHIDQWNKVIEQLGTPTQEFLLKLNQSVRTYVENRPRYTGYSFEKLFPDVLFPADSDHSKLKASQARDLLSKMLVIDASKRISVDEALQHPYINVWYDPAEVEAPSPLITDKQLDERDHTVEEWKELIYKEVLDWEERMKNGVIRGQPSPGAAVINGSPQPSSSSSINDVSSMSTEPTVASDTDSSLEASAGPLSCCR; from the exons ATGGAGCTGATGGACGCAAACCTCTGCCAAGTCATTCAGATGGAGCTGGACCACGAGCGGCTGTCGTATCTGCTGTACCAGATGCTGTGTGGAATAAAACACCTCCACGCGGCGGGGATCATCCACAGGGATCTGAAACCCAGTAACATTGTGGTAAAGTCAGACTGTACCCTGAAGATCCTGGATTTCGGTCTGGCGCGGACAGCAGCTACGGGTCTGCTGATGACACCATATGTGGTGACCCGTTACTACAGAGCCCCTGAAGTCATCCTGGGAATGGGATATCAAGTCAATGTGGATGTGTGGTCTGTCGGCTGTATCATGGCTGAAATGGTCTGAGGTAGTGTATTATTTCCGGGTTCAGATCATATTGATCAGTGGAATAAAGTAATAGAGCAGCTGGGAACGCCAACCCAAGAGTTCCTGTTGAAACTCAACCAGTCTGTGCGGACCTACGTGGAGAACAGGCCGCGGTACACTGGGTATAGCTTTGAGAAGCTGTTTCCTGACGTCTTGTTTCCTGCCGATTCAGACCACAGCAAACTAAAAGCGAGTCAGGCACGGGACCTGCTGTCTAAAATGCTGGTGATTGATGCATCAAAACGAATCTCAGTGGATGAGGCTTTGCAGCACCCCTACATTAACGTGTGGTACGACCCGGCTGAAGTGGAAGCGCCTTCTCCTCTGATCACAGACAAACAGCTCGATGAGAGGGACCACACAGTGGAGGAGTGGAAAGAACTGATTTATAAAGAAGTGCTGGATTGGGAAGAACGGATGAAGAACGGTGTTATTCGAGGTCAGCCCTCCCCC GGTGCAGCAGTGATCAACGGCTCACCCCAGCCCTCATCCTCATCCTCCATCAATGACGTCTCCTCCATGTCCACAGAGCCCACCGTGGCCTCGGACACAGACAGCAGCTTGGAGGCCTCGGCGGGACCCCTGAGCTGCTGCAGATGA